In the genome of Actinomadura graeca, one region contains:
- the coxB gene encoding cytochrome c oxidase subunit II produces MRGRRALKSACALGLLSLTATACGGEASRLGMPEPIGPQAERMLKLWQGSWIAAFAVGAVVWGLIIWAVLFHRKRSDDLPPQVRYNMPIEILYTAVPFVIIAVLFFFTVRDEDYVEKTTKDPAVVVDVTGFQWSWQFDYKEKVGGQEKTVASVVGQPVAPNASTGAKPVMTIPAGKTVRVRLHANDVIHSFWVPALLYKKDVMPGYTNEFEFTADKQGTYEGRCAELCGVDHSRMLFQLRVVSPEQYAKFIADSKAALAAGGAQ; encoded by the coding sequence GTGCGCGGTCGCCGCGCATTGAAAAGCGCCTGCGCGCTGGGGCTGCTGTCGCTGACCGCCACCGCGTGCGGCGGCGAGGCGTCCCGCCTTGGCATGCCCGAGCCGATCGGACCCCAGGCAGAGCGCATGCTGAAGCTCTGGCAGGGGTCCTGGATCGCGGCGTTCGCCGTCGGTGCCGTCGTCTGGGGCCTGATCATCTGGGCGGTGCTCTTCCACCGCAAGCGCTCCGACGACCTGCCCCCGCAGGTGCGGTACAACATGCCGATCGAGATCCTGTACACGGCGGTCCCGTTCGTCATCATCGCGGTGCTGTTCTTCTTCACCGTCCGGGACGAGGACTACGTCGAGAAGACCACGAAGGACCCGGCGGTCGTCGTCGACGTCACGGGCTTCCAGTGGAGCTGGCAGTTCGACTACAAGGAGAAGGTCGGCGGGCAGGAGAAGACCGTCGCCTCCGTGGTCGGCCAGCCGGTCGCCCCGAACGCCTCCACGGGCGCCAAGCCGGTCATGACGATCCCGGCGGGCAAGACGGTCCGGGTGCGGCTGCACGCCAACGACGTCATCCACTCGTTCTGGGTCCCGGCGCTCCTCTACAAGAAGGACGTCATGCCGGGTTACACCAACGAGTTCGAGTTCACCGCGGACAAGCAGGGCACCTACGAGGGCCGCTGCGCCGAGCTCTGCGGCGTCGACCACAGCCGGATGCTGTTCCAGCTGCGGGTCGTGTCCCCCGAGCAGTACGCCAAGTTCATCGCCGATTCGAAGGCCGCGCTGGCCGCGGGGGGTGCCCAGTGA
- a CDS encoding sulfurtransferase TusA family protein: MRFRGRAKSEEPPPPAEPAGPPPVLVIDALGRKCPIPIIMLAERIREVPVGEIVAVLADDAAARTDVPAWCRMKSQDFVWEETLAQGGWGFHIRRTY; this comes from the coding sequence ATGAGGTTCCGAGGCCGCGCCAAGAGCGAGGAGCCGCCGCCCCCCGCAGAGCCCGCGGGACCGCCGCCGGTCCTGGTCATCGACGCGCTCGGCCGCAAATGCCCCATCCCGATCATCATGCTCGCCGAACGCATCCGCGAGGTCCCCGTCGGCGAGATCGTCGCCGTCCTCGCCGACGACGCCGCCGCCCGCACCGACGTCCCCGCCTGGTGCCGCATGAAATCCCAGGACTTCGTCTGGGAGGAGACCCTCGCCCAAGGCGGCTGGGGCTTCCACATCCGCCGCACGTATTGA
- the ctaD gene encoding cytochrome c oxidase subunit I gives MSSTDHKVIGYLYLITSFVMFLIGGVLALVMRAELFRPGLQVVSNEQFNQLFTMHGTIMLLMFATPLFAGFANVIMPLQIGAPDVAFPRMNMLAYWLFLFGSLIVIAGFLTPGGAASFGWFAYAPLSDAVRSPGVGGDMWVMGLAMSGFGTIMGAVNFITTILCMRAPGMTMFRMPIFTWNILLTSILVLLAFPVLAAALLALEADRKLGAHVFDAAHGGALLWQHLFWFFGHPEVYIIALPFFGIVTEILPVFSRKPVFGYIGLVFATISIAGLSVTVWAHHMFVTGQVLLPFFSFMTFLIAVPTGVKFFNWVGTIWRGQLTFESPMLWSLGFLVTFLFGGLTGVILASPPMDFQLSDSYFVVAHFHYVVFGTVVFAMFAGFYFWWPKWTGKMLNDTLGKIHFWMLFIGFHGTFLIQHWLGAEGMPRRYADYAKEFQGLNEVSTIFSFVLGLSLLPFFYNVYITAKKGKRVEVDDPWGYGSSLEWATTCPPPRHNFNSIPKIRSERPAFDLHHPHVGAKGELAGTRGE, from the coding sequence ATGTCGTCCACCGACCACAAGGTGATCGGCTACCTCTACCTGATCACGTCGTTCGTGATGTTCCTCATCGGCGGCGTGCTCGCGCTGGTGATGCGCGCCGAGCTGTTCCGGCCGGGGCTGCAGGTCGTCAGCAACGAGCAGTTCAACCAGCTGTTCACCATGCACGGCACGATCATGCTGCTGATGTTCGCGACGCCGTTGTTCGCGGGGTTCGCCAACGTCATCATGCCGCTGCAGATCGGCGCGCCGGACGTGGCGTTCCCGCGGATGAACATGCTGGCGTACTGGCTGTTCCTGTTCGGCAGCCTGATCGTCATCGCGGGCTTCCTGACCCCCGGCGGCGCCGCCAGCTTCGGCTGGTTCGCCTACGCCCCGCTGTCGGACGCGGTCCGCTCGCCGGGCGTCGGCGGTGACATGTGGGTGATGGGCCTGGCGATGTCGGGCTTCGGCACCATCATGGGCGCGGTCAACTTCATCACGACGATCCTGTGCATGCGCGCGCCGGGCATGACGATGTTCCGGATGCCGATCTTCACGTGGAACATCCTGCTGACCTCGATCCTGGTGCTGCTGGCGTTCCCGGTGCTGGCCGCGGCGCTGCTGGCGCTGGAGGCCGACCGGAAGCTGGGCGCGCACGTGTTCGACGCGGCGCACGGCGGCGCGCTGCTGTGGCAGCACCTGTTCTGGTTCTTCGGGCATCCGGAGGTCTACATCATCGCGTTGCCGTTCTTCGGCATCGTGACCGAGATCCTGCCGGTGTTCAGCCGCAAGCCCGTGTTCGGCTACATCGGCCTGGTGTTCGCGACGATCAGCATCGCGGGCCTGTCGGTGACGGTGTGGGCGCACCACATGTTCGTGACCGGCCAGGTGCTGCTGCCGTTCTTCTCGTTCATGACGTTCCTCATCGCCGTGCCCACGGGGGTGAAGTTCTTCAACTGGGTGGGGACGATCTGGAGGGGCCAGCTGACGTTCGAGTCGCCGATGCTGTGGTCGCTGGGCTTCCTGGTGACGTTCCTGTTCGGCGGGCTCACCGGCGTCATCCTGGCGTCGCCGCCGATGGACTTCCAGCTCTCCGACTCCTACTTCGTCGTGGCGCACTTCCACTACGTCGTGTTCGGCACCGTGGTGTTCGCGATGTTCGCGGGCTTTTACTTCTGGTGGCCGAAGTGGACGGGGAAGATGCTGAACGACACCCTCGGGAAGATCCACTTCTGGATGCTGTTCATCGGCTTCCACGGCACGTTCCTCATCCAGCACTGGCTGGGCGCCGAGGGCATGCCGCGCCGGTACGCCGACTACGCCAAGGAGTTCCAGGGCCTCAACGAGGTCTCGACGATCTTCTCGTTCGTCCTCGGCCTGTCGCTGCTGCCGTTCTTCTACAACGTGTACATCACGGCGAAGAAGGGCAAGCGCGTGGAGGTCGACGACCCGTGGGGCTACGGGTCCTCGCTGGAGTGGGCGACGACGTGCCCGCCGCCGCGGCACAACTTCAACTCGATCCCGAAGATCCGCTCGGAGCGGCCCGCGTTCGACCTGCACCACCCGCACGTGGGTGCGAAGGGCGAGCTGGCCGGGACGAGGGGGGAGTAG
- a CDS encoding cytochrome c oxidase subunit 4, whose translation MRVQAFMFYGCAVFFLATDIVYWLWSGDWTGTTALALAIGLAGLIGFYIHFTVRRLERANNGPLYEDDPEGDIADAAGELGFFSPHSWWPLYLAMSAACVALGVVFGWWLVILGASACIMTTIGLVFEYYRGHFAH comes from the coding sequence ATGCGCGTCCAGGCGTTCATGTTCTACGGTTGCGCGGTCTTCTTCCTCGCCACCGACATCGTGTACTGGCTGTGGTCCGGCGACTGGACGGGCACGACCGCCCTGGCCCTCGCGATCGGCCTCGCCGGGCTCATCGGGTTCTACATCCACTTCACCGTCCGGCGCCTTGAGCGGGCCAACAACGGCCCGCTGTACGAGGACGACCCGGAGGGCGACATCGCCGACGCGGCGGGCGAGCTGGGCTTCTTCAGCCCCCACAGCTGGTGGCCGCTGTACCTGGCGATGTCGGCCGCGTGCGTGGCCCTCGGCGTGGTGTTCGGCTGGTGGCTGGTCATCCTCGGCGCCTCCGCGTGCATCATGACGACGATCGGTCTGGTCTTCGAGTACTACCGGGGTCATTTCGCCCACTGA
- a CDS encoding carbohydrate kinase family protein codes for MRIAVTGSIATDHLMTFPGRFTDQLLPDQLDQVSLSFLVDELEIRRGGIAANICFGMGSLGKGSILVGSVGDDFADYRSWLDRHGVDTASVHVSEIHHTARFLCTTDQDQNQIATFYAGAMSEARSIELGPVADRVGGLDLVVVSPNDPEAMLRHTEECRSRGIPFAGDPSQQLARMDGADVRRLIDGAAYLFTNEYEKALCEEKTGWPGKEILSRVGVRVTTLGAKGVVIDREGEEGLHVPAVSVENVVDPTGVGDAFRAGFLSATAWNLPLERAAQVGNAIAAHALEAAGPQEYTLSGRAFLDRFATTYGSDAADEVAPHLACPTP; via the coding sequence GTGCGCATCGCCGTGACTGGCTCCATTGCCACCGACCATCTGATGACCTTCCCCGGAAGGTTCACCGACCAGCTCCTGCCCGATCAGCTCGATCAGGTGTCGCTGTCGTTCCTGGTGGACGAGCTGGAGATCCGCCGCGGCGGCATCGCCGCCAACATCTGCTTCGGGATGGGGAGCCTCGGCAAGGGCTCGATCCTCGTCGGCTCCGTCGGCGACGACTTCGCCGACTACCGCTCCTGGCTCGACCGGCACGGCGTCGACACCGCCTCCGTGCACGTGTCCGAGATCCACCACACCGCCCGGTTCCTGTGCACCACCGACCAGGACCAGAACCAGATCGCCACGTTCTACGCCGGCGCGATGAGCGAGGCCCGCTCCATCGAGCTCGGCCCGGTCGCCGACCGCGTCGGCGGCCTCGACCTCGTCGTGGTCAGCCCCAACGACCCCGAGGCCATGCTCCGGCACACCGAGGAGTGCCGCTCCCGCGGCATCCCGTTCGCGGGCGACCCGTCCCAGCAGCTCGCCCGCATGGACGGCGCGGACGTCCGCCGCCTCATCGACGGCGCCGCGTACCTGTTCACCAACGAGTACGAGAAGGCCCTCTGCGAGGAGAAGACCGGCTGGCCGGGCAAGGAGATCCTCTCCCGCGTCGGCGTCCGCGTCACCACCCTCGGCGCCAAGGGCGTCGTCATCGACCGCGAGGGCGAGGAGGGCCTGCACGTCCCGGCGGTGTCCGTGGAGAACGTCGTCGACCCCACCGGCGTCGGCGACGCCTTCCGCGCCGGGTTCCTGTCGGCCACCGCCTGGAACCTCCCCCTGGAGCGCGCCGCGCAGGTCGGCAACGCCATCGCCGCCCACGCCCTAGAGGCCGCGGGCCCGCAGGAGTACACCCTCTCCGGCCGGGCCTTCCTGGACCGCTTCGCCACCACCTACGGCAGCGACGCCGCAGACGAGGTGGCCCCCCACCTGGCCTGCCCCACCCCGTAA
- a CDS encoding L,D-transpeptidase has translation MLAGAALAAGTAAACSGDGADGKDAVDLAVTPGNGGAVLRPDGQIAVRAHSGTIENVTVATKGAPVEGELSADRTQWRSRWTLDPGQNYTVSATAIGKDGRSRTVGTRFATATVQKTVKTDMEAPFHKETVGIGIPIILRFAGKVADKAAVERALEVRSDKPVEGAWHWFQGDEGPEVVFRPKQYWPAHTKVSFRAHLSGVHTGNGVYGKKNYTVDFQVGDEHVSTVGEDNHKMVVKFNGKKVRTIPTSMGRGGVRKYTTTNGVHLTMAKEDPTTMTSEWEGCGPGCPGYYSLTVYKSVQISDSGEYVHSAPWSVGSQGHENVSHGCINISPSNATWFYKHAYRGDPVTVTGTTRPLEPDNGWGYWQLSWGDWVKGSALKRSVTTAPHTDAATLSAQSQTGAQQQTARN, from the coding sequence GTGCTCGCCGGTGCGGCGCTGGCGGCGGGAACCGCCGCCGCCTGCTCCGGCGACGGCGCCGACGGCAAGGACGCCGTCGACCTCGCGGTGACGCCGGGGAACGGCGGCGCCGTGCTCAGACCGGACGGCCAGATCGCCGTCCGGGCGCACAGCGGCACGATCGAGAACGTCACGGTGGCCACCAAGGGGGCCCCGGTGGAGGGCGAGCTCAGCGCGGACAGGACGCAGTGGCGTTCGCGCTGGACGCTCGACCCGGGCCAGAACTACACGGTGAGCGCCACGGCGATCGGCAAGGACGGCAGGAGCCGCACGGTCGGCACCCGGTTCGCCACCGCGACGGTGCAGAAAACGGTCAAGACGGACATGGAGGCCCCGTTTCACAAAGAGACGGTCGGCATCGGCATCCCGATCATCCTCCGGTTCGCCGGGAAGGTCGCCGACAAGGCCGCGGTGGAGCGCGCCCTGGAGGTGCGTTCCGACAAGCCCGTCGAGGGGGCCTGGCACTGGTTCCAGGGTGACGAGGGGCCGGAGGTGGTGTTCCGTCCCAAGCAGTACTGGCCCGCGCATACCAAGGTGAGCTTCCGCGCCCACCTGAGCGGTGTCCACACCGGTAACGGCGTGTACGGCAAGAAGAACTACACCGTCGACTTCCAAGTCGGGGACGAGCACGTCTCCACCGTCGGTGAGGACAACCACAAGATGGTGGTGAAGTTCAACGGCAAGAAGGTGCGGACGATCCCCACCAGCATGGGCCGTGGCGGGGTCCGCAAGTACACGACCACCAACGGCGTCCACCTGACGATGGCCAAGGAAGACCCCACCACGATGACCTCGGAGTGGGAGGGCTGCGGGCCAGGCTGCCCCGGCTACTACAGCCTGACCGTGTACAAGTCCGTACAGATCTCCGACAGCGGCGAGTACGTGCACAGCGCCCCGTGGTCGGTCGGCAGCCAGGGGCACGAGAACGTCAGCCACGGCTGCATCAACATCAGCCCGTCCAACGCCACGTGGTTCTACAAACACGCATACCGGGGCGACCCGGTGACGGTGACGGGCACCACCCGGCCGCTGGAGCCCGACAACGGCTGGGGCTACTGGCAGCTGAGCTGGGGCGACTGGGTCAAGGGCAGCGCCCTCAAGCGGTCGGTCACGACAGCCCCGCACACCGACGCCGCGACCCTCTCAGCCCAGTCGCAAACCGGAGCCCAACAG
- a CDS encoding cysteine desulfurase family protein, whose translation MADFSAPGSYFDAASTEPPHPAARTALLEALDAGWADPARLYGTARSTRMMLDRARARVAGVLGARPDEVSFTSSGTQAVHLAVLGGLQARRRAGRHLVVGAVEHSSVLHAAELHEHDGGEVTTVGVDRTGRVDPAEFAAALRPDTALACLQSANHEVGTLQPVAEVARLCRDAAVPLVVDAAQSLGRADVPGGWSLLTGSAHKWGGPAGVGVLAVRKGTRWRSPLPADEREGRRVPGFENVPSIAAAAAALEAYRAEMDQEAPRLSALVDLIRERVARDVPDVEIVGDPRHRLPHLVTFSCLYVEGEALLTELDRLGFAVSSGSSCTADTLRPSHVLEAMGVITHGNVRVSLPRGTDPADVGRFLDVLPGTVARLRRTTSDTLETGRRSRP comes from the coding sequence GTGGCCGACTTCAGCGCGCCGGGCTCGTACTTCGACGCCGCCTCCACCGAGCCGCCGCACCCGGCGGCCCGGACGGCGCTGCTGGAGGCGCTCGACGCGGGCTGGGCCGACCCCGCCAGGCTCTACGGGACGGCCCGGAGCACCCGCATGATGCTGGACCGGGCCCGCGCGCGCGTGGCCGGCGTCCTGGGCGCCCGTCCGGACGAGGTGTCGTTCACCTCCTCGGGCACCCAGGCGGTGCACCTGGCGGTCCTCGGGGGACTCCAGGCGCGCCGGCGGGCCGGGCGGCACCTCGTGGTGGGCGCCGTCGAGCACTCCAGCGTCCTGCACGCCGCCGAACTGCACGAACACGACGGCGGCGAGGTCACCACCGTCGGCGTCGACCGCACCGGCCGGGTCGACCCCGCCGAATTCGCCGCGGCGCTGCGCCCGGACACAGCGCTCGCCTGCCTCCAGTCCGCCAACCACGAGGTCGGCACCCTCCAGCCCGTCGCCGAGGTCGCCCGCCTGTGCCGCGACGCCGCCGTACCCCTCGTCGTCGACGCCGCCCAGTCCCTCGGCCGCGCCGACGTCCCCGGCGGCTGGTCCCTCCTCACGGGCAGCGCCCACAAATGGGGCGGGCCCGCCGGCGTCGGCGTCCTCGCCGTCCGCAAGGGCACCCGGTGGCGCTCCCCCCTGCCCGCCGACGAACGCGAAGGACGCCGCGTCCCCGGCTTCGAGAACGTCCCCTCCATCGCCGCCGCGGCCGCCGCCCTGGAGGCGTACCGCGCCGAGATGGACCAGGAGGCGCCGCGCCTCTCCGCGCTCGTCGACCTGATCCGCGAACGCGTCGCCCGCGACGTCCCCGACGTCGAGATCGTCGGCGACCCCCGCCACCGCCTGCCGCACCTCGTGACCTTCTCGTGCCTCTACGTAGAAGGTGAGGCACTTCTCACTGAACTGGACAGGCTGGGTTTCGCGGTTTCCTCAGGTAGCTCGTGCACGGCGGATACGCTGCGACCCAGTCACGTGCTGGAGGCGATGGGAGTGATTACCCATGGGAACGTGCGGGTATCGCTGCCGCGGGGCACCGATCCCGCGGACGTCGGGCGATTCCTCGACGTCCTCCCCGGCACCGTCGCCCGGCTGCGCCGGACGACGTCGGACACGCTAGAGACAGGGAGGCGGTCGCGCCCATGA